The following are encoded together in the Blautia obeum ATCC 29174 genome:
- a CDS encoding iron-containing alcohol dehydrogenase produces MNTLRKIYCRAFQKAFKFALPFLPYRNPEVIGSVKSLPEILLKKKCDNVLIITDKGIRNLGLTDRLERALKGNNISYSIYDKTVANPTTVNVKEAEDLWYQSECKAIIGFGGGSSMDCAKAVAARIAKPKQSLAQMKGILKVHKKLPLLIAIPTTAGTGSETTLAAVITDAETRYKYAINDFPLIPRYAVLDPKVTLSLPPFITATTGMDALTHAVEAYIGNSTTPGTRKNALDAVQLIFENLDRAYTNGSDKEARKNMLRASYFAGCAFTKSYVGYVHAVAHTLGGQYNVPHGLANAVLLPFVLESYGDTIHSKLARLALTAGVADSSTPEKEAAHAFIQAVKDMKKRFNIGDTIPEIKEEDIPKLAHYADKEGNPLYPVPVLMDAHELEKFYYILMDKKQEDTSNESE; encoded by the coding sequence ATGAATACATTACGAAAAATTTACTGTCGTGCTTTCCAGAAAGCCTTTAAATTTGCACTTCCATTCCTTCCATATCGCAATCCTGAAGTTATCGGAAGCGTGAAGTCCCTGCCTGAAATTCTTCTCAAAAAGAAATGCGATAACGTTCTTATCATCACAGATAAAGGCATCCGCAATCTGGGACTGACCGACCGCCTGGAAAGAGCCCTGAAAGGAAACAATATTTCTTATTCCATTTATGACAAAACCGTTGCCAATCCAACTACTGTCAATGTAAAAGAAGCTGAAGACCTCTGGTATCAGTCTGAATGCAAAGCAATCATTGGTTTTGGTGGTGGCTCCAGCATGGACTGCGCCAAAGCAGTTGCTGCGCGCATTGCAAAACCGAAACAGTCTCTTGCACAGATGAAAGGCATCCTGAAAGTACACAAAAAGCTTCCACTTCTGATCGCCATTCCTACCACTGCCGGAACCGGAAGTGAAACAACTCTTGCAGCCGTTATTACTGATGCAGAAACAAGATACAAATATGCGATCAATGACTTTCCTCTGATTCCAAGATACGCTGTTCTGGATCCGAAAGTCACTTTAAGCCTTCCGCCATTTATCACTGCTACCACAGGCATGGATGCCTTAACTCATGCTGTTGAAGCTTATATCGGGAACTCTACAACACCTGGTACCCGAAAGAATGCACTGGATGCCGTACAGCTGATCTTCGAAAATCTGGACCGTGCCTATACAAACGGTTCGGATAAGGAAGCTCGCAAAAATATGCTCCGAGCTTCTTATTTTGCAGGCTGTGCTTTTACCAAATCTTATGTTGGATATGTTCATGCAGTTGCACATACCCTTGGTGGCCAGTATAATGTTCCTCATGGACTTGCAAATGCAGTACTTCTTCCATTTGTACTGGAATCATATGGGGATACGATTCATTCCAAACTCGCCCGACTTGCCCTGACAGCCGGTGTTGCTGACAGCAGTACACCTGAAAAAGAAGCCGCGCATGCTTTTATCCAGGCAGTCAAAGATATGAAAAAACGTTTCAATATCGGGGATACTATACCAGAAATCAAAGAAGAAGACATTCCAAAACTGGCTCATTATGCAGACAAAGAAGGAAATCCTCTCTATCCGGTGCCGGTACTGATGGATGCACACGAACTGGAAAAATTTTATTATATTCTCATGGACAAAAAACAGGAGGACACTTCGAATGAATCAGAATGA
- a CDS encoding flavin reductase: MKITDTIRYAGVNDHQIDLFEGQYKVPNGMSYNSYVILDDKIAVMDTVDANFTHEWLDNIQQILDGRTPDYLIVQHMEPDHAANVANFLKVYPDTTVVSNMKAFNMIQNFFDLDLTGRKIEVKNGGTLSLGYHQLTFVFAPMVHWPEVMVTYDSTEKVLFSADGFGKFGALDAEEPWDDEARRYFIGIVGKYGKQVQALLKVAATLDIQKICPLHGPVLTEDLGHYIGLYDTWSSYTPEADGIVIAYTSVYGHTRDAVYLLAEKLKSKGCPRVLVYDLARDDMSQAISDAFRYSKLVLATTTYNASIYPFMNDFITRLVEHNFQNRTVGIIENGSWAPLAAKVMKEMMAPCKKIDWLKNNVHIWSAVKEENRKEIEAMTDELCKEYIAKSDTLANKNDMSALFRIGYGLYVVTSNDGKRDNGLIVNTVTQLTDNPYRVAVNINKANYSHHVIQQTGVLNVNCLSVEAPFSVFERFGFQSGRTVDKFEGQKVNRSGNGLVFLDKYINAFMSLKVEQYVDLGTHGMFICSVTEARVMSDQETMTYTYYQNNVKPKPQTEGKKGFVCKVCGYIYEGDELPEDIICPLCKHGAVDFEPIQ, translated from the coding sequence ATGAAGATTACAGATACAATCCGATACGCAGGTGTAAATGACCACCAGATTGACCTTTTTGAAGGACAGTACAAAGTTCCGAATGGCATGTCCTACAACTCCTACGTAATCCTGGATGACAAGATTGCAGTTATGGATACCGTAGATGCCAACTTTACTCATGAATGGCTGGACAATATCCAGCAGATTCTCGATGGACGTACACCAGATTATCTGATCGTACAGCATATGGAACCGGACCATGCCGCAAACGTTGCAAACTTCCTCAAAGTTTATCCAGACACTACGGTTGTTTCCAATATGAAAGCATTCAACATGATCCAAAATTTCTTTGATCTGGATCTCACCGGACGCAAGATCGAAGTAAAAAATGGTGGCACACTTTCTCTTGGATATCATCAGCTTACTTTTGTTTTTGCCCCGATGGTACACTGGCCGGAAGTTATGGTAACTTACGACAGTACAGAAAAAGTTCTCTTTTCCGCTGACGGTTTCGGTAAATTTGGTGCTCTTGATGCAGAGGAACCGTGGGATGACGAAGCAAGACGCTATTTCATCGGTATTGTAGGAAAATATGGAAAACAGGTACAGGCACTTCTCAAAGTTGCCGCAACACTGGATATCCAGAAGATCTGCCCTCTTCACGGCCCGGTCCTTACCGAAGATCTTGGCCATTATATCGGGCTTTATGATACCTGGTCTTCCTACACACCAGAAGCAGATGGAATCGTAATCGCCTATACTTCTGTTTACGGTCACACCAGAGATGCTGTATATCTTCTTGCAGAAAAGCTCAAATCCAAAGGATGCCCGAGAGTTCTTGTCTATGACCTTGCAAGAGATGATATGTCACAGGCAATCAGCGATGCTTTCCGTTATTCTAAACTGGTTCTTGCGACCACCACTTACAATGCAAGTATCTATCCATTTATGAATGACTTTATCACCAGACTGGTGGAACACAATTTCCAGAACCGCACCGTAGGCATCATCGAAAACGGTTCCTGGGCTCCTCTGGCTGCCAAAGTCATGAAAGAAATGATGGCTCCATGCAAAAAAATCGACTGGTTAAAGAACAACGTTCACATCTGGTCTGCTGTAAAAGAAGAAAACAGAAAAGAAATTGAGGCAATGACTGATGAACTCTGCAAAGAATACATTGCCAAAAGCGATACTCTTGCAAACAAAAATGATATGTCTGCACTTTTCCGTATTGGATACGGTCTCTATGTTGTAACCTCCAACGATGGAAAACGTGACAACGGACTGATCGTAAATACTGTTACTCAGCTGACCGATAATCCGTACCGTGTAGCAGTTAACATCAACAAAGCCAATTACTCTCACCACGTAATCCAGCAGACAGGTGTCCTGAATGTAAACTGTCTGTCCGTGGAAGCACCGTTCTCTGTTTTTGAAAGGTTCGGTTTCCAGTCCGGCAGAACTGTAGATAAATTTGAAGGTCAAAAAGTCAACCGTTCCGGTAACGGACTTGTATTCCTTGACAAATACATCAACGCATTCATGTCTCTCAAAGTAGAACAGTATGTTGACCTCGGAACCCACGGCATGTTCATTTGCAGTGTCACCGAAGCTCGTGTCATGAGTGACCAGGAGACCATGACCTACACCTATTACCAGAACAATGTCAAACCAAAACCACAGACAGAAGGAAAGAAAGGCTTTGTCTGCAAGGTCTGCGGATATATCTACGAAGGTGATGAACTTCCGGAAGATATCATCTGCCCGTTGTGTAAACACGGTGCCGTGGACTTCGAGCCGATCCAGTAA
- a CDS encoding RNA-guided endonuclease InsQ/TnpB family protein, with protein sequence MIFKLFAKFGEFVIFSARSFQIEFLDCKLEGKYLKLPKMTAVRMKLHRPISEKWKLKSVTVSREPSGKYFASLAESFDAVCVEDLNLKGMAGGLHLGKGVHDNGYGLFLSMLEYKLEERGKYLIKVDRYFASSKICSVCGNKKEELSLSDRIYYCECGNRMDRDANAAVNIMNEGKRIFAECA encoded by the coding sequence TTGATTTTTAAATTATTCGCAAAGTTTGGAGAATTCGTCATCTTCTCTGCCAGGAGTTTTCAGATCGAATTTCTTGATTGCAAACTGGAAGGAAAATATTTGAAACTGCCTAAGATGACGGCTGTCAGAATGAAGCTTCACCGTCCGATATCAGAAAAATGGAAACTGAAATCTGTGACGGTCAGCAGGGAGCCATCCGGCAAATACTTTGCCAGTCTTGCTGAGAGCTTCGATGCAGTATGCGTGGAAGATCTGAATCTGAAAGGGATGGCAGGAGGACTTCATCTTGGAAAAGGTGTACATGATAATGGATATGGCCTGTTTCTGTCTATGCTGGAATATAAACTGGAGGAACGAGGAAAATATCTGATCAAAGTAGACCGTTATTTTGCATCCAGTAAGATTTGCAGTGTATGCGGAAATAAAAAAGAAGAATTGTCTTTATCTGATAGGATTTATTACTGTGAATGCGGTAACAGAATGGACCGCGATGCAAATGCAGCAGTTAATATCATGAATGAGGGAAAAAGAATCTTTGCAGAATGTGCATGA
- a CDS encoding M20 family metallopeptidase, producing MNFRDMAEQNESWIIEQRRYFHAHPELSFEERNTTHEIGNRLKEMGLIPHYYPDYNGLWTMIKGGKSTLDSKTIALRADIDALPVEEHTGLSFCSQNPGVMHACGHDCHIAMLLGGIRLLMAQKEQLKGNVKIIFQAAEESCHGAQYYVEHGFLDDVNAIYGVHIWGDLDAPYMNFESGPRMASCDNFRIEVEGKSAHGSTPHQGVDAILAAAHIITEIQTVVSRMNDPLNPLVITVGTINGGQRFNILADKVVMEGTTRTHSPKMRQKTEPLLRRIIENTADSMGAKATLTFEYFPAPIINDHEDLVRIARNAATKMYGTDSLKPFPKMMISEDFAYYMEKVPGVFGLVGSQNRDLGITAKNHNDHYTVDESVLKRGAAMYAQFAYDFLEETSE from the coding sequence ATGAACTTTAGAGATATGGCAGAACAAAATGAATCCTGGATCATCGAACAGCGACGTTATTTTCACGCACATCCGGAGCTTTCTTTTGAAGAAAGAAATACCACCCATGAAATCGGAAATCGTCTGAAGGAGATGGGACTTATCCCTCACTATTACCCGGATTACAACGGTCTCTGGACAATGATCAAAGGTGGAAAATCTACCCTGGACAGTAAGACCATTGCACTGCGTGCAGATATTGATGCATTACCGGTTGAGGAACATACCGGTCTTTCTTTCTGCAGCCAGAATCCTGGCGTCATGCATGCCTGTGGACACGATTGCCATATTGCAATGCTCCTTGGCGGCATCCGACTGCTGATGGCACAGAAAGAACAATTAAAAGGCAATGTAAAGATTATTTTCCAGGCTGCTGAAGAATCCTGCCATGGTGCGCAGTATTATGTAGAGCATGGTTTTCTGGATGATGTAAATGCCATTTACGGAGTCCACATCTGGGGTGATCTGGACGCTCCTTATATGAATTTTGAATCCGGTCCGCGTATGGCCAGCTGTGATAATTTCCGCATTGAAGTAGAGGGAAAATCTGCCCATGGATCCACACCTCATCAGGGTGTCGATGCCATTCTGGCTGCTGCTCATATCATCACCGAAATTCAGACTGTTGTTTCCCGTATGAATGACCCGCTCAACCCACTGGTCATTACCGTTGGAACCATCAACGGCGGACAACGTTTCAATATCCTGGCAGACAAAGTTGTCATGGAGGGAACTACCCGTACACATTCCCCAAAAATGCGCCAAAAAACAGAACCTTTACTCCGCAGAATCATAGAAAATACAGCGGATTCCATGGGTGCAAAGGCTACCCTTACATTTGAATATTTTCCTGCGCCAATCATCAATGACCACGAAGATCTCGTCCGGATTGCAAGAAATGCAGCTACCAAAATGTACGGTACAGACTCCCTGAAGCCATTCCCTAAAATGATGATCAGCGAGGATTTTGCCTACTATATGGAAAAAGTTCCAGGAGTCTTCGGCCTTGTTGGAAGCCAGAATAGGGATCTCGGTATCACCGCCAAAAATCACAACGATCACTACACAGTAGACGAATCCGTTCTCAAACGCGGAGCGGCTATGTATGCACAATTCGCGTATGATTTTCTGGAAGAAACGTCCGAATAA
- a CDS encoding DUF3783 domain-containing protein has protein sequence MAQIILTFGLGKEKIKVVRSIAQKNRIQIKEISRKDYNQKLGAIAGIQGFAKEKVIYNGPDFPLEMIVFSGIDSAQIDSFLADYKQTGAQTVPLKAIITPQNIFWTVEALFKELWKEHLHFLPE, from the coding sequence ATGGCTCAGATTATCTTAACTTTTGGACTTGGAAAAGAAAAAATCAAGGTAGTCCGCAGTATTGCTCAAAAAAACAGAATTCAGATAAAAGAAATCTCTCGAAAAGATTATAATCAGAAACTTGGTGCCATCGCCGGGATTCAGGGATTTGCTAAAGAAAAAGTAATCTATAACGGCCCGGATTTTCCTCTGGAAATGATTGTATTCTCTGGAATAGATTCCGCACAGATAGATTCCTTCCTGGCAGACTACAAACAGACTGGTGCTCAGACAGTTCCCTTAAAAGCAATCATTACTCCTCAAAATATTTTCTGGACCGTAGAAGCACTCTTCAAAGAATTATGGAAAGAGCACCTGCATTTTCTTCCTGAATAA
- a CDS encoding sensor histidine kinase has product MSEIMRPILEIAVIIPGMLLAYLPVKACLRQAPFKLGLWMFPLLLGISLSGGIVCYYFQIMTTLFLIPVLLFLMLLYHKTLQISIWKSSSIFLAVCAVFACVKSLSRAVNAIMIFEPDIAEKQLWLCVKAGIFYNLICLSFVLIAWYPATHMVRILIADENFAQTWYIFWILPLIFIGLNQFMVPKYQSTLYTGRILQIYIVVSIVLLIILTLFYAIFLMMALSLNKNARLQQENHFLSLQRSRYDNLCAAIEETRQVRHDIRHHYLQLAALAEKGDMEKIKEYLSSADRKMPSFDFHFCDNQAVDSILGYYSNHAKQEGIPFLAQIDIPDNFLGDEMDICLVLSNLLENAIEASLKTEDSRRKIVIKMYLHHTHILLIQAENNFDAKILEKNGVFQSTKHSGNGIGIQSIRHITERNGGASNFTYKDGEFTAKIMLRI; this is encoded by the coding sequence CTGCTTTTGGGAATCAGCCTGTCAGGAGGTATTGTCTGTTATTATTTTCAGATTATGACTACTTTGTTTTTGATTCCTGTATTGCTGTTTCTCATGCTGCTTTATCATAAAACTCTTCAGATCTCCATTTGGAAATCCAGTAGTATTTTTCTGGCAGTCTGTGCTGTTTTTGCGTGCGTAAAAAGTCTGTCCAGGGCAGTAAATGCTATTATGATCTTTGAACCTGATATCGCAGAAAAACAATTATGGTTATGTGTGAAAGCAGGGATTTTTTATAATCTCATCTGTCTGAGTTTTGTATTGATTGCATGGTATCCTGCCACGCATATGGTACGGATTCTGATAGCAGATGAAAATTTCGCTCAGACGTGGTATATATTCTGGATCCTGCCGTTGATTTTTATCGGATTAAATCAATTCATGGTCCCAAAATATCAGAGTACTTTATATACAGGGCGGATTTTACAGATTTACATAGTAGTCAGTATTGTTCTTTTAATAATTCTGACTCTCTTTTATGCGATATTTCTTATGATGGCATTAAGTCTGAATAAAAATGCAAGGCTTCAGCAGGAAAATCATTTCCTTTCTCTGCAGCGCTCCAGATATGACAATCTTTGTGCGGCTATTGAAGAGACAAGACAGGTACGTCACGATATCCGGCATCATTATCTTCAGCTGGCTGCATTGGCAGAAAAAGGTGATATGGAAAAAATTAAAGAATATCTTTCCAGTGCCGATAGAAAAATGCCAAGTTTTGATTTCCATTTCTGCGATAATCAGGCTGTGGACAGTATACTTGGATATTATTCGAATCATGCAAAACAAGAAGGTATTCCTTTTCTGGCACAGATTGATATTCCAGATAACTTTTTGGGGGATGAGATGGATATATGTCTAGTGCTCTCAAACCTTCTGGAAAATGCAATAGAGGCAAGTCTGAAGACAGAAGATTCCAGAAGAAAGATTGTTATAAAGATGTATTTGCATCATACACATATTCTTCTGATTCAGGCTGAGAATAATTTCGATGCAAAGATACTGGAAAAGAATGGTGTTTTTCAGTCTACAAAGCATTCGGGAAATGGAATAGGAATTCAATCCATACGCCATATCACAGAAAGAAATGGTGGTGCTAGCAACTTTACATATAAGGATGGTGAATTTACAGCAAAAATCATGCTTCGAATATAA
- a CDS encoding aldehyde dehydrogenase produces the protein MNQNDIHKLIEKQRAYFYSNETLNIEKRIHALKKLKTCIQKNEAEIATALEADLGKSNFESYMCETGLVLSEISYMLKHIRRFTREKRVHTPLSQFHSRSFTKPGPYGVVLIMSPWNYPFLLSLDPLIDAIAAGNTVILKPSAYSPNTSKLIEKMIRECFSPEMVAVVTGGRAENTSLLEEHFDYIFFTGSQNVGREVMRKSSAHLTPVTLELGGKSPCIVDESADLKLAARRIVFGKYLNCGQTCVAPDYICCHSSVKDAFLAEVKKQISLQFGEQPLSSSNYGKIINEKHFHRISGLIDHDKVIFGGHNDRNTLRIEPTVMDHVTYEDKVMQEEIFGPVMPVLTYNSLDELIGKINSMPHPLALYFFTRDKVAARKVTSQCQFGGGCINDTIIHLATSEMPFGGFGESGMGGYHGREGFRTFSHYKSIVDKKTWLDLPMRYQPYKRINDKLIHFFLK, from the coding sequence ATGAATCAGAATGACATTCATAAACTTATAGAAAAACAGCGAGCATATTTTTACAGTAATGAAACTTTAAATATAGAAAAACGCATTCATGCGTTGAAAAAACTAAAGACATGTATCCAGAAAAATGAAGCAGAAATCGCAACGGCCCTGGAAGCAGATCTTGGCAAAAGTAACTTCGAAAGCTACATGTGTGAAACAGGTCTGGTCTTAAGTGAAATTTCTTATATGCTGAAACATATACGCAGATTCACACGTGAAAAACGGGTGCACACACCACTCTCGCAGTTTCATTCCCGGAGTTTTACCAAACCAGGTCCATATGGTGTCGTTCTGATCATGAGTCCATGGAATTATCCGTTCCTGCTCTCTCTTGATCCACTGATTGACGCAATTGCTGCCGGAAACACCGTGATTCTGAAACCAAGTGCTTATTCACCGAATACCAGTAAGTTGATTGAAAAAATGATCCGGGAATGTTTTTCTCCGGAGATGGTTGCAGTTGTCACCGGTGGACGTGCGGAAAACACCAGCCTGCTGGAAGAACATTTTGATTACATCTTTTTCACCGGCAGTCAGAATGTAGGCAGAGAAGTGATGAGAAAATCCTCCGCACATCTTACTCCTGTAACGCTTGAACTTGGCGGAAAAAGTCCCTGTATTGTTGACGAATCTGCTGATTTGAAACTGGCTGCACGGCGGATTGTTTTTGGTAAATATCTGAACTGCGGACAAACTTGTGTTGCTCCGGATTATATCTGCTGTCACAGTTCTGTTAAGGATGCTTTTCTTGCAGAAGTAAAAAAACAGATTTCACTTCAATTTGGGGAACAGCCGCTTTCCAGTTCAAATTACGGAAAGATCATCAATGAAAAACATTTCCATCGAATTTCAGGTCTGATCGATCATGATAAAGTCATTTTCGGCGGCCATAATGATCGCAATACACTGCGTATTGAACCTACAGTTATGGATCATGTAACCTATGAAGATAAAGTAATGCAAGAAGAAATTTTCGGGCCAGTCATGCCCGTTCTCACCTATAATTCACTGGATGAGTTAATCGGTAAGATCAATTCTATGCCGCATCCGCTTGCTCTGTACTTTTTTACCCGTGATAAAGTGGCTGCTCGTAAGGTCACCTCTCAGTGCCAGTTCGGTGGTGGCTGTATCAACGACACTATTATCCATCTCGCGACCAGTGAAATGCCTTTTGGGGGATTTGGTGAAAGTGGTATGGGTGGTTATCATGGCCGTGAAGGCTTCCGGACTTTCTCCCATTATAAGAGTATCGTGGACAAAAAAACATGGCTGGATCTGCCAATGAGATACCAGCCATATAAGAGAATTAATGATAAGTTGATTCATTTCTTCTTGAAATAA
- a CDS encoding DUF362 domain-containing protein, producing the protein MEKSTVYFTDFRCPVGTSQLDKLRKLCVAAGIKDIDMDGKFVAIKMHFGELGNMAFLRPNYAKVVADLCKEQGGMPFLTDCNTLYPGSRKNALEHLDCANLNGFNTITTGCQIIIGDGVRGTDEVEVPVVNGEYCKTALIGHAIMDADVFISLSHFKGHEATGFGGALKNIGMGCGSRAGKMQQHAGGKPAVNAEVCRGCHRCAKECGSDAITYVNKKAVIDYDKCKGCGRCIGACSFDAVYNPNSSANELLDRKMAEYAQAVCHGRPHFHIALVQDISPNCDCHGENDAPILPDIGMFASFDPVALDQACADACLKATPIADSQLGEHLAEPGWHCHHDHFKDSNPNIEWKATLDQAEKIGLGTREYELKRIK; encoded by the coding sequence ATGGAAAAATCAACCGTTTATTTTACTGATTTTCGCTGTCCGGTCGGAACGAGTCAGTTGGATAAGTTAAGAAAGCTCTGTGTGGCAGCCGGTATCAAAGATATTGATATGGATGGAAAATTTGTAGCAATTAAGATGCATTTTGGTGAGCTTGGAAATATGGCATTTCTTCGCCCGAATTATGCAAAAGTTGTTGCAGACCTGTGCAAAGAGCAGGGTGGTATGCCATTTCTGACAGACTGTAATACACTTTATCCGGGAAGCAGAAAGAATGCACTGGAACATCTGGACTGTGCAAACTTAAATGGATTTAATACGATTACAACAGGATGCCAGATCATTATCGGTGATGGCGTGAGAGGTACGGATGAAGTAGAAGTACCGGTAGTGAATGGTGAGTATTGCAAGACCGCACTGATCGGACATGCAATCATGGATGCAGATGTTTTTATCAGCCTGAGTCATTTTAAGGGACATGAAGCAACAGGCTTTGGCGGTGCCCTTAAAAATATTGGTATGGGTTGTGGAAGCCGTGCAGGAAAGATGCAGCAGCATGCAGGTGGTAAGCCGGCAGTCAATGCAGAAGTCTGTCGTGGATGTCATCGCTGTGCCAAAGAATGTGGAAGTGACGCAATTACATATGTAAACAAAAAAGCTGTGATCGATTATGATAAATGTAAGGGTTGCGGAAGATGTATTGGAGCCTGCAGCTTTGATGCTGTCTATAATCCAAACAGCAGTGCAAACGAGCTGCTTGACCGTAAGATGGCAGAATATGCACAGGCAGTCTGTCATGGACGCCCGCATTTCCATATCGCACTGGTTCAGGATATCAGTCCAAACTGTGATTGTCACGGTGAGAATGATGCACCGATCCTTCCGGATATTGGAATGTTTGCAAGCTTTGACCCGGTTGCACTGGATCAGGCATGTGCAGATGCCTGTCTGAAGGCAACACCGATTGCAGACAGTCAGCTGGGTGAACATCTGGCAGAACCGGGATGGCATTGCCACCATGATCATTTCAAGGATTCCAATCCGAATATTGAATGGAAGGCAACTCTGGATCAGGCTGAGAAGATCGGTCTTGGAACAAGAGAGTATGAGCTGAAGAGAATTAAATAA
- a CDS encoding Crp/Fnr family transcriptional regulator: MEHITLFTDILPEEQERMRICFHAREMTFRNGETIMEYSSSMKKIGLILYGRAILYCCDTEGNQYLIDEFNKDAVFGEPFLLPADSQHYYVCAAEETKIMFIDYEHVIKRCDQACYHHSQMVSNLLQLTAIQSRQQNERIYMLSRSSTRKKLMAYLNALSTEKHSKDLKLPMSYTALAQYLSVDRSAMTRELKNLEEEGIIKKSGKQIHII; this comes from the coding sequence ATGGAGCATATTACACTTTTTACAGATATTCTTCCCGAAGAACAGGAAAGAATGCGAATCTGTTTCCATGCGAGAGAAATGACATTTCGAAATGGAGAGACCATCATGGAATATTCCAGTTCCATGAAAAAGATCGGGCTGATTCTTTATGGCAGGGCAATCCTTTACTGTTGTGATACGGAAGGAAACCAGTACCTGATCGACGAATTTAATAAAGATGCAGTTTTTGGGGAACCGTTTCTTCTTCCTGCTGATTCACAGCATTATTATGTCTGTGCCGCAGAGGAGACAAAAATCATGTTTATTGATTATGAACATGTGATCAAACGCTGCGACCAGGCATGCTATCACCACAGCCAGATGGTCAGTAATTTGCTGCAGCTCACCGCAATCCAGTCCAGACAGCAGAATGAACGGATCTATATGCTTTCCAGATCCAGTACACGGAAGAAATTAATGGCTTATCTGAACGCACTCTCTACAGAAAAACACAGCAAAGATCTTAAGTTACCTATGTCCTATACTGCACTGGCACAGTATTTAAGTGTCGATCGCAGTGCGATGACGAGAGAACTTAAGAATCTGGAAGAAGAGGGAATAATAAAGAAAAGCGGAAAACAGATCCACATAATTTGA
- a CDS encoding class I SAM-dependent methyltransferase translates to MNDKFAVCIGKGGQRDQAESFARKTESIIADKPGKNLTVLFDSKGISLTGYGLTYQGDFENMLHRVTNGRLQHEMLVRAAKSEKEGRKAIDATAGMGEDAFLLAAQGYEVTLYEQNPVVAVLLKDALRRAKKHPILKEIAARMKLVEGDSVECMSKLLDPVDVIYLDPMFPARQKSSLINKKLQLIQKLEPPCSEETDLFDAAIKATPEKIIVKRPLKSEFLAGRKPSYTLNGKAIRYDCYTL, encoded by the coding sequence ATGAATGATAAATTTGCAGTATGTATTGGAAAAGGTGGACAACGGGACCAGGCAGAATCTTTTGCACGGAAAACGGAGAGCATCATTGCAGATAAACCAGGAAAAAACCTGACAGTTTTGTTCGATTCGAAAGGTATTTCTCTGACGGGATATGGATTAACCTATCAGGGCGATTTTGAAAATATGCTTCACCGTGTCACAAACGGGAGATTGCAGCATGAAATGCTGGTGCGGGCTGCCAAATCAGAAAAAGAAGGACGCAAGGCGATTGATGCCACGGCAGGTATGGGAGAAGATGCCTTCCTGCTTGCAGCGCAGGGATACGAAGTAACCCTGTACGAGCAGAATCCGGTCGTTGCTGTCCTTTTGAAAGACGCACTGCGGCGCGCAAAGAAACATCCGATATTGAAGGAAATCGCAGCCCGGATGAAACTGGTCGAGGGAGACAGCGTAGAATGTATGTCCAAACTTCTGGATCCGGTAGATGTTATTTACCTCGATCCCATGTTCCCGGCACGACAGAAATCCAGCCTCATCAACAAGAAGCTACAGCTGATCCAGAAACTTGAACCACCATGTTCCGAAGAGACGGATCTCTTTGATGCAGCAATCAAAGCTACACCGGAGAAGATTATCGTAAAACGTCCGCTGAAGAGCGAATTCCTTGCCGGAAGAAAACCTTCCTACACGTTAAATGGAAAAGCCATCCGTTATGATTGTTATACATTATAA